Below is a genomic region from Chromatiaceae bacterium.
TGGGTGCCCAGGCAGCCCAGGTGTTCCATCAGGCAGCCGAGCTGCGACGGCGCCCGCGCGCTGGCCTTGTACTCGTAGTATTCGTTGCGCGGACAACCATGATGTACCAGCTGGTCGGCGTAGGCGCGCGGCCGCTGCAGCGCATCCAGGTCGGCCGCGGCGAGATCCCCGGCGGCGATCGCCAGCAGCGTCTCCAGCACCCAGTTCGGATGCGTCGGACAACCGGCCACGTTGATCACCGGCAGCCCGGCCGCCGAGCGGTAGGCGTCGTCCAGCAGGCCGCCCGGATGACTGCCGTCGAACTGCAGGCCGCAGGCATCGGTCGGATTCGGGCCGGCGGCCGTCACGCCACCGAAAGCGGCGCAGGAGCCGACCGCCAGCGTATAGCGGCTGCGGGCGGCGATCGCGCGCACCCAGTCGATCATCGGCCGTCCGGTCCCGGCGAGCACATGGAAGCGCCCGCTGCCGAAGGGTCCGCGCAGCAGTGCACCCTCGACGCACAGCACGTCCACGCCGATCTCGCCATCGACCACGGCCTGCAGCAGGTGGATCAGCTCGTCACCGCCGGTCTCGCTGAGCGAGGGATGCCACAGCAGGCGGATCCCGCCGAGTTCCAGGGTAGCGAGCAGGTCCGGCGACTCGGCACACAGCAGCGACATGCTGCAGCCGCCGCAACCGCCGGACTGCAACCACAACACGTCGAGCGTCGCCGCCGTCATCCCGCGTCTTCCAGCGGCAGCGACAGCGTGAACAGGGCGCCGCCATCGGGGTGGTTCTCGGCAACCAGTCCGCCACCGTGCTCGACGGCGATGCTGTAGCTGATCGACAGCCCGAGACCGGTGCCCTGCCCGACCGGCTTGGTGGTGAAGAACGGGTCGAACACCTTGAGCAGGTCTTCATCGGCAATGCCGTGACCGGTGTCGCGGACCTGCACCAGGACCTCGTCGTCGCTTGTCGCCACCCGTACCTCGATGCGTGGCGATGCGGCGTCGCGCAGCGCGTCGACCGCGTTCTGCACCAGGTTCATCAGGACCTGCTGCAACTGCCCGGGATGCCCGCTCACCATCAGCGACGGCGGCGCCTCGATGTCCAGTCGCAGGTCCTGGCGTGCGCCCTTGGTGACCCAGTGAACCGCGGTCCCGACCACGTGCACCAGGTCGAAGCGCGTCCGCTCCCCGCTCTGACCGGACGAGAAGCGACGCAGATCCTGCACCAGGTCGCGCACCCGTTCGGCTCCCTGCAGCGTGCCGTCCAGCAGGGGTCCGATATCGTCGAGGATCTTCGGCACGCGCAGTTCGTCGCGCAGCTGCCGCAGCTCGTCCGGCAGGTCCGCGGCATCCACCGCGGCCAGGTAACGCACCATGCGCTCGCGGTAGCGAGCCAGCGCATGCACATTGCCGTAGACGAAGCTGATCGGGTTGTTGAGTTCGTGGGCGACCCCGGCGACGAGGCGCCCCAGTGAAGCCATCTTCTCGGCCTTGATCAGCTGTTGTTGCGCCTGCTGCAGCTCCAGGTGCGCCACGTGCAGCGCCTCGTAGGCACGCCGCAGCTCGCCGACCGGCCTGCCGATCAGGACCATGCCCACGCGCCGCCCCCGCTGGTCGTAGCGACAGGTACAGTTCATCGCCAACGGGATCTTCTGGCCCTTGCCGCACAGCGTGACCTCGCACTCCCCGACGACGCCGGCGCGGATGCGCTCGACCATGTGCTCGGCGAGCGGCTGACAGTCGCTGCTGAACAGGGTCTGGAAAGGCCGCCCCTTGAGGGTCGCCTCGGCCTCGCCGGTCAACGCCTCCATCGCCTTGTTGACCTGCAGCACGTTGCCCTTGGCATCGCATACGATCAGCACGTCGGTCATCGACGACAGCACGCTGGCGATGAATTGCTGCGCGGCCTCCAGCGAGCTGTTCTTCTCTTCCAGCTCGACCTGGTAACGCACGAGGTCCGCATAGGTCTCGTCCATCTTGCGGATCACCTCGATCCACGCCGCGTCCTGCGAGGCGCGCAGCGCAGTGCCCGGATCGGACGATCCGTCCTGCGTCCGACTCGACGCTGTCGAGATCGGTGCGAGCCTGTCTTCGCTCATCCCGCTGCGCCCCGGGTGGCTGATACCGGTACAACTATAGGGGTGTTCGATTGATTATGCGCGAATCACATCGGCGAACGGGATTCTGCAGATCGAGTTGCAGAGCCGTCCGGCGTGCGCTCTGCAGATGATTGGACAGGAATCCGGACGCATCCGCACGCGCGGCATGGCACGCGTGGACGGGTAGACCGGGAGTCCGGGCCCGAAGACCCGGCGAACAACCGCGACGACGGCGGCCATCCGGGCCGCCGTCGCGCACGCATCAGGACGCGTCGACTGCCCCGGCCGAATCATTGCCGGCAATCGTGCTCCAGCCGCTGGTCGGGAAGCGCTCGTAGTAGGCGCGATAGGCGGTCGCTTCGGGGCTGCCGCGCTGCACCTCATACAGGCTGATGCGAGTCGGGCCGCTCGCGACGATGTCGCCGACGAACCGGTTCGGCGCGATGCCGTCGACGTCGGATGCAAGCATCAGCGCGCTCAGCGACGAGGCCGTACCGGATTCGACGACCGGCTCGAACCTCAGGTGCGCGGTATCGGCGCCGGGTACGTACTCGCTCGATCCGAACTGGCGCTGGAAATCGAACGGTTGGGCGATCGCACTGCCGGTGGCGATTGCGAGCAGACTGGCGATGAGGGTACGTTTCATGATCATTGTCTCCTGGGTTTCGTTTGCAACGGCAGATGTCCGTCTTGCCTCAGGAGACCCGGGGCAGCGGCATTTTTTTTCACACGCCTCAACGCCTGTCGACCCACTACCGGCGTTCATGCAGAACCCTGTGGCCACGAAAACGCGAACCGCGACGCAAAATCGGGCTTTGCA
It encodes:
- a CDS encoding HupU protein — translated: MTAATLDVLWLQSGGCGGCSMSLLCAESPDLLATLELGGIRLLWHPSLSETGGDELIHLLQAVVDGEIGVDVLCVEGALLRGPFGSGRFHVLAGTGRPMIDWVRAIAARSRYTLAVGSCAAFGGVTAAGPNPTDACGLQFDGSHPGGLLDDAYRSAAGLPVINVAGCPTHPNWVLETLLAIAAGDLAAADLDALQRPRAYADQLVHHGCPRNEYYEYKASARAPSQLGCLMEHLGCLGTQAHADCNIRLWNGEGSCIRGGYACINCTAPEFEEPGHPFSVTPSVAGIPVGLPTDMPKAWFVALSSLSKAATPERLKTNAVSDHARIAPKVKSTKYR
- a CDS encoding PAS domain S-box protein translates to MSEDRLAPISTASSRTQDGSSDPGTALRASQDAAWIEVIRKMDETYADLVRYQVELEEKNSSLEAAQQFIASVLSSMTDVLIVCDAKGNVLQVNKAMEALTGEAEATLKGRPFQTLFSSDCQPLAEHMVERIRAGVVGECEVTLCGKGQKIPLAMNCTCRYDQRGRRVGMVLIGRPVGELRRAYEALHVAHLELQQAQQQLIKAEKMASLGRLVAGVAHELNNPISFVYGNVHALARYRERMVRYLAAVDAADLPDELRQLRDELRVPKILDDIGPLLDGTLQGAERVRDLVQDLRRFSSGQSGERTRFDLVHVVGTAVHWVTKGARQDLRLDIEAPPSLMVSGHPGQLQQVLMNLVQNAVDALRDAASPRIEVRVATSDDEVLVQVRDTGHGIADEDLLKVFDPFFTTKPVGQGTGLGLSISYSIAVEHGGGLVAENHPDGGALFTLSLPLEDAG